From the bacterium genome, one window contains:
- a CDS encoding FAD-binding oxidoreductase, whose translation MQKKYSKNTIGEQNLKSLENIVGKDNVLVLPEDCEKYSHDETVGLSAFPDVVVKPGCAKEIQEIMYLANKEKIPVTPRGTGTGLSGGAIPKCGGIVLSLERLNKIIEIDTENMMAIVEPCVINADLGKEANKYDLFYPPDPASLDSCSIGGNIAECAGGARTLKYGTTKNYVTGLNAVIPTGEIITCGGKLVKNVVGYNLMDLILGSEGTLAIITQATLRLLPLPKERVILLIPYKDIESAANSAFAMFRQKILPSAIEFAEKSAIEAAEIFLKRKLPYREAEAQLFIELDGEYKEQLEKEYNTIGDIALSTGAIDVIVSTGKLEQEKIWEARRCISDALKEKYKLKVSEDVIVPRNKIPALLKGIKEIEKKHSVTIISFGHIGDGNVHTNILSEIEDPQWKKKCPLIIRELFELVIKLGGTISAEHGIGLAKQPYINMALDNTQIALMKNIKKVFDPNNILNPGKIF comes from the coding sequence ATGCAGAAAAAATATTCAAAAAACACAATTGGAGAGCAGAATCTCAAAAGCTTAGAAAATATTGTAGGTAAAGACAACGTATTAGTTCTGCCCGAAGATTGCGAGAAATATTCTCACGATGAAACGGTTGGATTATCTGCATTCCCCGATGTTGTAGTAAAACCCGGTTGTGCAAAAGAGATACAGGAAATAATGTATCTTGCGAACAAAGAAAAAATTCCAGTCACCCCTCGTGGAACCGGAACGGGGTTATCGGGCGGCGCCATTCCTAAATGCGGTGGGATTGTTTTATCCCTTGAAAGACTTAATAAAATCATAGAAATAGACACAGAAAATATGATGGCAATCGTAGAACCGTGTGTTATAAATGCCGACCTCGGCAAAGAAGCCAATAAATACGATTTGTTTTATCCGCCGGACCCTGCGTCCCTTGACTCGTGCAGTATCGGCGGAAACATTGCAGAATGTGCAGGCGGGGCAAGAACGCTAAAATACGGAACGACAAAAAATTATGTGACGGGTTTGAATGCAGTAATTCCAACGGGAGAGATAATAACCTGCGGCGGGAAATTAGTAAAAAACGTCGTTGGGTATAACCTGATGGATTTGATTCTGGGCTCGGAAGGAACTCTTGCAATCATAACTCAGGCCACATTACGATTGCTTCCTTTGCCAAAAGAAAGAGTCATACTTTTAATTCCGTACAAAGACATAGAAAGCGCAGCGAACTCTGCATTCGCTATGTTTCGTCAAAAAATACTTCCTTCTGCAATTGAGTTTGCGGAAAAATCTGCCATTGAAGCGGCGGAAATATTCCTGAAAAGAAAATTGCCTTACAGAGAAGCAGAAGCGCAGTTGTTCATAGAACTTGATGGAGAATATAAAGAACAATTGGAAAAAGAATATAACACAATAGGTGATATTGCTTTAAGTACAGGTGCAATAGACGTAATCGTATCAACGGGCAAATTAGAACAGGAAAAAATATGGGAAGCAAGAAGATGCATTTCCGATGCGCTTAAAGAAAAGTATAAACTAAAAGTAAGTGAAGACGTAATTGTTCCAAGAAATAAAATACCTGCATTGTTAAAAGGAATAAAAGAAATAGAAAAAAAACATTCCGTAACTATAATAAGTTTCGGGCATATAGGTGATGGAAACGTTCATACAAATATACTTAGTGAAATAGAAGACCCTCAATGGAAGAAGAAATGTCCGTTAATCATCAGAGAATTATTTGAACTCGTTATAAAACTTGGCGGGACAATTTCTGCAGAACACGGTATAGGTTTAGCAAAACAACCTTACATCAATATGGCTCTCGACAACACGCAGATTGCCCTTATGAAAAACATAAAAAAAGTCTTTGACCCGAATAATATATTAAATCCGGGGAAGATTTTTTGA
- a CDS encoding DUF2279 domain-containing protein, with product MLILLFTLLAGKSDSTVTIPDSLQLNYQQKQGYFEDNGYLEDYEDEWLGLDKFHHFSYSLGTTALIFHVYHCQLNNPTPGAQMLSISTTALFGISKELYDKFCKKTLFSYKDLTFDVLGITTAVLFFAH from the coding sequence ATGTTAATATTGCTTTTTACTTTATTGGCAGGGAAATCTGATTCAACGGTAACCATACCGGATTCTCTCCAGCTTAATTACCAGCAAAAACAAGGTTATTTTGAAGACAACGGTTATCTTGAAGATTATGAAGATGAATGGCTTGGACTAGATAAGTTTCATCATTTTTCTTATAGCCTCGGAACTACTGCTCTTATTTTTCATGTTTACCATTGCCAGTTAAATAATCCTACCCCGGGTGCACAAATGTTATCTATTTCAACTACAGCTTTATTTGGCATAAGCAAAGAATTATACGACAAATTTTGCAAAAAAACCCTCTTCAGTTACAAAGATTTAACTTTTGATGTGCTTGGCATTACCACCGCAGTACTGTTCTTCGCTCACTAA
- a CDS encoding DUF4340 domain-containing protein, translating to MKSIKSLFLILLLLVVVGGIYFLMQKANSILKTPFKNKEITQIEIQATDTLCRFEKIDNKWELVSPVKYPMDTMLFSRFFDGLSKLEIGQIVSSRKERHQEFEVGDNGIKITAWTGKTPFTFILGKQSPDFINSYLRFPDKNEVYFAKGLIKWMVNRSSDEWRDSYILAFPPQELSKIIVKDKEIICTDTLWTCNNKPANKDKMNDAKNTFSNLRADGFSKEPFQPDFTIKLFLSSGDRILNIGKKINDKYQLTLDTNPIVFLISDLKIQKLNDIIFPPKPEPKPKVKSIKAPNIKVAK from the coding sequence ATGAAATCTATAAAGAGTTTATTTTTAATACTTCTGTTATTAGTAGTTGTCGGCGGAATTTACTTTTTAATGCAAAAAGCAAATTCCATATTAAAAACCCCGTTCAAGAACAAAGAAATTACCCAAATAGAAATCCAAGCAACGGATACCCTTTGCAGGTTTGAAAAAATTGATAATAAATGGGAACTTGTTTCCCCTGTTAAATATCCTATGGATACTATGTTGTTTAGTAGATTCTTTGATGGACTCTCGAAATTAGAAATAGGGCAAATAGTTTCTTCAAGAAAAGAAAGACACCAGGAATTTGAAGTAGGCGACAATGGAATAAAAATTACGGCTTGGACCGGGAAAACCCCATTTACTTTTATACTTGGTAAACAATCGCCGGATTTCATAAATTCGTATCTTAGATTCCCGGATAAAAATGAAGTTTACTTCGCCAAGGGACTAATCAAATGGATGGTTAACAGGAGCTCTGACGAATGGCGGGATTCTTATATATTAGCATTTCCCCCTCAGGAACTTAGTAAAATAATAGTAAAAGATAAAGAAATAATATGCACTGATACACTCTGGACTTGTAATAACAAACCTGCCAATAAAGATAAAATGAATGATGCAAAAAATACTTTCTCCAATTTAAGAGCTGACGGCTTCTCAAAGGAACCGTTTCAGCCTGATTTTACAATAAAACTCTTCTTGAGCAGCGGGGATAGAATATTGAATATCGGTAAAAAAATAAATGACAAGTATCAATTAACGTTAGATACAAATCCGATCGTATTCCTTATAAGTGACCTTAAAATACAAAAACTGAACGATATTATATTCCCTCCGAAACCTGAACCAAAACCAAAAGTCAAGTCGATAAAAGCCCCTAATATTAAAGTTGCAAAATAG
- a CDS encoding TIGR03960 family B12-binding radical SAM protein yields MLNNYLPHLSKPLRYANNELNATHKSWDTTLVKFALCYPDLYEIGMSYSGLQVLYHLLNMDKDVLCERTFAPAPDAEICLRTNNIPITSIESQTPIKDFDCLGFSLQYELTYTNVLNILELSHIPIHREERKESHPLVIAGGPGTFNPAPLSAFFDAFFIGEIEPILPEFLDLLKKSKTHKLKKTELLKELSKINGIFVPGMNSYAKNQYALDLKKEWFPSCPILPFLAIERDALVVETARGCIKGCRFCQPGMTRRPYRERKAKDILELIKEGVKNTGYTDISLLSLNVTEHSEIIEIIKEIKQMNLNPVLPSLPASAFSSELISLLPNHGFTIVPEAGTESLRNVLNKDLTDSQILEFCENATKHKTTHIKLYYMIGLPKEQPSDIDGIVSLTNKITKVFRNQINISISPFVPKSHTPFQWEAQESPSTMEDKARYLKNNIRGRIKLNYRDPRISLLEGIIARGDEKASQIIEYAYKAGAKFDAWTEYFNFNCWEQAFEKTGISPETYLQERDENIPLPWDYIDSGVTKEYLLEERHKATLTSDCRKECSNCGVCVSTYTIPTRKEMPQNDVNFGRTKKTVSSFSAGKVRIRVKYAKQEKLKFLGHLDLVRAITRAIERAELPVIYSQGFVKRPQISFSAPLPFGLTSQEEYFDVLLENSPSPKDILSKLEQSMPIGLKILEVLKVMDNSLPLFEEFKKSKYLVDNITLDKTQIDEFMEKNEIIVNDLNLRDFVLEIEYEKDTLSLLMRIGKIKPYHVIANLLGISEDKALDFNIERIKLEK; encoded by the coding sequence ATGTTGAATAATTATCTGCCCCACTTAAGCAAACCTCTTCGCTACGCAAATAACGAATTGAACGCTACTCATAAATCATGGGATACCACATTGGTTAAATTCGCTTTATGTTATCCCGACTTATACGAAATCGGTATGAGTTATTCGGGATTACAAGTCTTATACCACTTACTTAATATGGATAAAGACGTTCTTTGTGAGCGTACATTTGCCCCTGCACCGGATGCGGAAATCTGTCTCCGAACAAATAACATTCCCATTACAAGCATCGAATCCCAAACTCCAATCAAAGATTTTGATTGCCTCGGTTTTTCTCTGCAATACGAACTTACCTATACGAACGTCCTTAATATACTTGAGCTCTCTCATATTCCCATTCATCGAGAAGAAAGGAAAGAATCTCATCCGCTTGTCATTGCGGGCGGGCCCGGAACATTTAATCCTGCTCCGTTATCGGCATTCTTTGACGCTTTTTTTATAGGAGAAATAGAACCCATATTGCCCGAATTTCTTGACCTCCTGAAAAAATCTAAAACTCATAAATTAAAGAAAACAGAATTACTTAAAGAACTGTCAAAAATAAACGGGATATTCGTTCCCGGGATGAACAGTTATGCCAAAAATCAGTATGCCCTAGACCTCAAGAAAGAATGGTTCCCATCCTGTCCTATATTGCCATTTCTTGCCATAGAGCGGGATGCGCTTGTCGTCGAAACTGCCCGCGGATGCATAAAAGGTTGCAGGTTTTGCCAGCCCGGTATGACAAGAAGACCTTACAGGGAAAGAAAAGCAAAAGACATATTGGAACTTATAAAAGAAGGAGTTAAAAATACGGGATACACGGACATATCTTTGCTTTCCCTCAATGTAACGGAACATTCGGAAATAATAGAAATCATTAAAGAAATAAAACAAATGAACCTTAATCCGGTTTTGCCTTCCCTCCCTGCTTCTGCTTTTTCATCCGAACTTATTTCCCTGCTCCCGAATCACGGGTTTACTATAGTCCCCGAAGCCGGGACGGAAAGTCTGAGAAACGTCTTAAACAAAGACCTGACAGATTCCCAGATTCTTGAATTCTGTGAAAACGCAACAAAACATAAAACTACTCACATTAAACTATATTATATGATTGGTTTGCCAAAAGAACAACCGTCGGATATAGACGGGATAGTAAGCCTTACAAACAAAATTACAAAGGTTTTCAGGAATCAAATTAATATTTCTATATCTCCTTTTGTTCCAAAATCGCACACTCCTTTTCAATGGGAAGCGCAAGAAAGCCCGTCAACAATGGAAGATAAAGCGCGATATCTTAAAAATAATATCCGGGGAAGAATAAAACTTAATTACAGGGACCCCAGGATATCACTGCTGGAAGGAATAATTGCGCGCGGGGACGAAAAAGCCTCCCAGATTATAGAATACGCATACAAAGCAGGAGCGAAATTCGATGCATGGACGGAATACTTTAATTTTAATTGCTGGGAACAAGCTTTTGAAAAAACGGGTATATCCCCGGAAACTTATCTGCAAGAAAGAGATGAGAATATTCCTTTGCCATGGGACTATATAGATTCGGGCGTTACAAAAGAATATCTTCTGGAAGAACGTCACAAAGCAACCTTAACAAGTGATTGCAGAAAAGAATGTTCCAATTGTGGAGTCTGCGTCTCAACTTACACAATCCCGACAAGAAAAGAAATGCCCCAAAACGATGTCAATTTTGGCAGAACAAAAAAAACCGTTTCTTCTTTCTCTGCCGGAAAAGTAAGGATACGCGTTAAATATGCAAAGCAGGAAAAACTGAAATTTCTTGGACATTTAGACCTTGTCCGAGCCATCACAAGAGCAATAGAAAGAGCCGAGTTGCCTGTTATCTATTCTCAGGGTTTTGTGAAACGGCCTCAAATATCTTTTTCCGCGCCGTTGCCTTTCGGATTGACATCACAGGAAGAATATTTTGACGTATTACTTGAAAATTCTCCATCACCGAAAGATATACTATCCAAATTGGAACAATCTATGCCCATAGGTTTGAAGATATTGGAAGTCTTGAAAGTAATGGATAATTCTTTGCCGTTGTTTGAAGAATTCAAAAAATCAAAATACTTGGTTGATAATATAACATTAGATAAAACACAAATAGATGAGTTTATGGAAAAAAATGAAATTATTGTAAATGATTTGAATTTGAGAGACTTCGTTTTGGAAATAGAATATGAAAAAGATACTCTTTCTTTACTAATGCGTATAGGCAAAATAAAACCGTATCATGTAATTGCGAACCTTCTTGGCATTTCCGAAGACAAAGCCCTTGACTTTAATATTGAAAGAATAAAACTGGAGAAGTAA
- a CDS encoding glycosyltransferase family 4 protein, whose protein sequence is MNKKIKICMVVYAYYPWDESRVQREAIALTKMGHTVDVICLRKNNEPITGNENGVTFYRLPMRRHYSKKILVQLTDYCFFGVLVFLRLLRKGCNYKIIHFHTPPDMLILAGIVPKLCGKKIILDIHDLQPELYTAKVSKGLIVDVLTISEKLSCRFANNVITVTDIWRNRLIKRGVPAQKCDVIMNLPDEKVFYLRPKQKDDFYNIVYHGTLVKRYGVDVIIKAIPIVKTAIPEIKLHIIGDGEELNNLISLASKLDIADKVYFSKKFVTVDELPDILSKMSTGIVPNRADCFTKEVLNTKLLEYAAMNIPIIASSTIGIRTYFDKDSILFFTPGNEKELAEKIISLYNNPNKAKELAANAEKIFKKHNWRAESQKLRKYCR, encoded by the coding sequence ATGAATAAAAAAATAAAAATCTGTATGGTAGTTTACGCTTATTACCCCTGGGATGAATCAAGAGTCCAGAGAGAAGCAATTGCATTAACAAAAATGGGACATACCGTTGATGTCATTTGTTTGAGGAAAAATAACGAACCAATAACAGGCAACGAAAACGGAGTAACTTTCTATCGCCTTCCTATGAGAAGACATTACAGCAAAAAAATATTGGTTCAACTTACGGATTATTGCTTTTTTGGCGTTCTCGTTTTTCTACGGCTTCTTAGAAAAGGTTGTAACTATAAAATTATCCATTTCCATACTCCCCCGGATATGCTTATCCTTGCAGGCATTGTCCCAAAATTGTGCGGCAAGAAAATAATCCTCGATATTCACGATTTGCAACCCGAACTTTATACTGCGAAAGTTTCAAAAGGGTTGATAGTGGATGTATTAACCATAAGCGAAAAGCTTTCCTGCAGATTTGCCAATAACGTTATAACGGTAACGGATATCTGGAGAAATAGACTCATTAAAAGAGGAGTTCCCGCGCAAAAATGCGACGTCATAATGAATCTTCCCGATGAAAAAGTTTTCTATCTAAGGCCTAAACAAAAAGATGATTTTTATAACATTGTTTATCACGGGACACTGGTAAAACGATACGGCGTTGATGTTATTATAAAAGCTATTCCCATTGTAAAAACTGCTATCCCCGAAATAAAATTACATATTATAGGAGACGGCGAAGAGCTAAACAACCTTATAAGTTTAGCATCAAAGTTAGACATTGCAGACAAAGTATATTTTAGTAAAAAATTTGTAACCGTAGATGAATTACCCGATATACTTTCCAAAATGAGCACGGGAATTGTTCCGAACCGCGCAGATTGTTTCACAAAAGAAGTATTAAATACCAAACTTCTTGAATATGCCGCAATGAATATTCCCATAATTGCAAGTTCTACGATAGGCATAAGAACTTATTTTGATAAAGATTCCATACTATTTTTTACTCCGGGAAACGAAAAAGAACTTGCAGAAAAGATTATTTCTCTTTACAATAATCCGAACAAAGCTAAGGAGTTAGCAGCTAATGCAGAAAAAATATTCAAAAAACACAATTGGAGAGCAGAATCTCAAAAGCTTAGAAAATATTGTAGGTAA
- a CDS encoding acylphosphatase, whose protein sequence is MLIRANIFVDGLVQGVCYRSFTQVNARNLGLTGWTRNLYDDRVEVLVEGERGLIEELIKILQVGPTSADVKGTKVNWMEYKGEFPSFQIIDFE, encoded by the coding sequence ATGTTAATTCGAGCTAATATATTCGTAGATGGTTTGGTCCAGGGAGTATGCTATAGAAGTTTTACGCAAGTTAATGCGAGGAATCTAGGATTGACTGGGTGGACAAGAAACTTGTATGATGATAGGGTAGAGGTGCTCGTAGAAGGGGAAAGAGGTTTGATAGAAGAGCTTATAAAAATATTACAGGTCGGTCCGACATCGGCAGATGTTAAAGGAACGAAAGTAAATTGGATGGAATACAAGGGTGAATTCCCGAGTTTTCAAATAATAGATTTTGAATAA
- a CDS encoding ORF6N domain-containing protein: protein MMEIVKQDIIEKKVFVIRGLNVMLDRDLAELYGVKTKSLNLAVKRNIDRFPYDFMFQLTKEEFINLRFQFETSRWGGSRYLPYVFTEQGVAMLSSVLNSKRAIQVNISIMRVFVNIRKLVSANKGILNKLNQLEYKVHSHDKKIKTIFEVIYRPPDTKLLSPEKPFSNKKTVRDIINSCEKYIYWVDKYFSRAGLDWLSDSLNTGKVKNIKILMSPEKVNDKFKSLYKDLKEELINNGVKCELRVIVDNKLKADIHDRWIISENLCYNMPSTDTVVRGQYSEVKRTVNFPPFDEWWNKSKDIYKV from the coding sequence ATGATGGAGATTGTTAAACAAGACATTATTGAAAAAAAGGTATTTGTGATTAGGGGACTAAATGTAATGTTAGATAGGGACCTTGCCGAACTTTATGGCGTAAAAACAAAATCACTTAATCTTGCAGTGAAAAGAAATATAGATAGATTTCCGTATGATTTTATGTTTCAATTAACCAAAGAAGAGTTTATTAACTTGAGGTTTCAATTTGAAACCTCAAGATGGGGTGGGAGTAGATACCTACCTTATGTATTTACTGAACAGGGTGTTGCTATGCTTTCTAGTGTTCTTAACAGTAAAAGAGCGATACAAGTAAATATCAGTATAATGCGGGTATTTGTTAATATCAGAAAATTGGTTTCTGCAAATAAAGGGATACTTAACAAGTTGAATCAGTTGGAATATAAAGTCCATTCACATGATAAGAAAATAAAAACAATTTTTGAAGTTATCTATAGACCACCGGATACCAAATTACTGTCCCCAGAAAAACCATTTTCAAATAAAAAAACAGTTAGAGATATTATTAATTCTTGCGAAAAATATATTTATTGGGTAGATAAATATTTTTCAAGGGCAGGGTTAGATTGGTTATCGGATTCACTTAATACCGGTAAAGTAAAAAATATTAAAATTCTGATGTCGCCAGAGAAGGTGAATGACAAATTCAAATCTTTGTATAAAGATTTAAAAGAGGAACTCATAAATAATGGTGTAAAATGTGAATTACGTGTCATAGTTGATAATAAATTAAAAGCGGATATTCACGATAGATGGATTATTTCAGAAAATCTATGCTATAATATGCCGTCAACTGATACTGTTGTTAGAGGGCAATATAGTGAAGTAAAAAGGACAGTAAATTTTCCGCCATTTGATGAATGGTGGAATAAAAGTAAAGATATTTATAAAGTATGA
- a CDS encoding radical SAM protein has product MKHSALAELEFRDLKGAIIHDFPYKKANRKCPHTALISITHSGACVHNCPMCYARAYPWSSASGGENKLIVYKNLIPKLESEINQASILPPFYISQVSDALQPVPEIRKITFDIVKLLMKYKLSFRIITKSADGALELLKEIPELKKYPYWYIAITVEATEEKQKITSPGASKITDRLSAIKELTNAGVPVVGRTDPTILGFIGIEEVCENIKQLASAGAKHIIGSLGYYNVLSMGRLVNALENSQWRNSIPLIEGFYGFKANALNTYPSNKRFMTSLSTRIKFHSILKTAAEKSGLTYAVCLELPNKYDSQNIKTCEAMPNNFVHIKGVNGEFQPINCSADCIRSCPDVQKPLCAVTGKMPFQEYPYKLKELMSKNLPRI; this is encoded by the coding sequence ATGAAACATTCCGCCCTGGCGGAGCTAGAATTCAGGGATTTGAAAGGTGCGATTATTCACGATTTCCCTTATAAAAAGGCAAATCGTAAATGCCCGCATACTGCTCTTATCTCAATTACGCATTCAGGCGCTTGTGTTCATAATTGCCCGATGTGCTATGCACGAGCATACCCATGGTCATCCGCCTCAGGCGGAGAAAACAAGCTAATCGTTTATAAAAATTTAATTCCCAAATTGGAATCGGAGATAAATCAGGCAAGTATATTGCCGCCATTTTATATCTCTCAGGTAAGCGACGCCCTGCAACCCGTTCCCGAAATACGGAAGATTACGTTTGATATAGTGAAATTGCTTATGAAATATAAGTTAAGTTTTAGGATTATAACTAAATCCGCAGACGGAGCACTGGAGTTATTGAAAGAAATACCGGAGTTAAAAAAATACCCGTACTGGTACATTGCAATTACGGTTGAGGCAACGGAAGAGAAACAGAAAATTACCTCCCCCGGCGCATCTAAAATCACCGATAGATTAAGCGCAATAAAAGAATTAACGAATGCCGGCGTACCGGTTGTCGGCAGAACCGACCCGACAATATTAGGTTTTATTGGTATAGAGGAGGTATGTGAGAACATAAAACAACTTGCTTCTGCGGGAGCAAAACATATAATAGGTTCACTCGGATATTATAATGTGTTGTCTATGGGCAGATTAGTTAATGCGTTGGAAAATTCACAATGGCGGAATTCCATTCCTTTAATAGAAGGATTTTATGGATTCAAGGCAAATGCATTAAACACTTACCCATCGAATAAACGTTTTATGACATCATTATCCACGCGTATAAAGTTTCATTCCATATTAAAAACCGCTGCCGAAAAAAGCGGGTTAACTTATGCGGTATGTCTTGAATTGCCGAACAAATATGATTCACAGAATATTAAAACCTGTGAAGCAATGCCAAATAATTTTGTTCATATTAAAGGGGTTAACGGAGAATTCCAACCTATAAACTGTTCGGCGGACTGTATAAGAAGCTGTCCCGATGTTCAAAAACCTTTATGCGCGGTAACCGGGAAAATGCCTTTTCAGGAGTATCCGTATAAACTAAAAGAGTTAATGTCAAAAAATCTTCCCCGGATTTAA
- a CDS encoding pitrilysin family protein, translating into MSYSKTVLPNGLRVVTERIENVRSVCLGVCIVQGARDETDSESGISHMIEHLIFKGTRKRTAKDIAIQVDSIGGELNGFTAHEFTYFYARCMDEHFEFVWDILSDIVKNAKFESDQIELERNVILEEIKSFNDSPSEQALHILSQLLFDSHPFARSIAGSEDNVKRFSQEDILKFRNSHYKAPGIIAVASGAIQHKNFAELVSKTLKFSKETLSARNNVLPKKLSSKIRQLEKKDISQIHLAMGTKSIEYKNKDRYAWSILTTIMGGGMSSRLFQRLREKEGLVYEALSFLELFSDTGIFGTYLVTDPKNVNKAIDCVWDEFDQLRKNGLEKKELIRTKGQLKGNLMLSLESTSSRVASLLTNEMHLGKYVSPEETIRNIDKVSADDVLSIADKYLIPEIYAISKVGPLNQK; encoded by the coding sequence ATGAGTTACTCTAAAACTGTTTTACCAAATGGACTGAGAGTGGTTACCGAAAGAATTGAAAATGTCCGTTCCGTGTGTCTTGGAGTATGTATTGTCCAGGGAGCTCGGGATGAAACGGATTCCGAAAGCGGCATCTCTCATATGATAGAACATCTTATTTTTAAGGGAACTCGTAAAAGAACGGCGAAAGATATTGCAATACAGGTAGATTCTATTGGCGGCGAACTGAATGGTTTTACGGCGCACGAGTTCACATATTTTTATGCAAGATGTATGGATGAGCATTTTGAATTTGTATGGGATATTCTTTCGGATATAGTGAAAAATGCCAAATTTGAGTCCGACCAGATAGAACTGGAAAGAAATGTTATACTTGAAGAAATTAAAAGTTTTAACGATTCCCCATCCGAGCAGGCGTTACATATACTATCGCAATTATTATTTGACTCTCATCCATTTGCCCGTTCAATTGCAGGGTCTGAGGATAATGTAAAAAGGTTTTCGCAGGAAGATATTTTAAAGTTTCGGAACTCTCATTACAAAGCTCCCGGGATTATAGCAGTTGCATCCGGTGCAATACAACATAAGAATTTTGCCGAACTTGTATCCAAAACACTGAAATTTTCCAAAGAAACTTTATCTGCAAGAAATAATGTTTTACCGAAAAAACTATCCTCAAAAATCAGACAATTAGAGAAGAAAGATATTTCACAGATTCATCTGGCTATGGGGACTAAAAGCATAGAATACAAAAATAAAGATAGGTATGCGTGGTCAATCCTGACTACTATTATGGGCGGGGGAATGAGTTCAAGATTATTCCAGAGATTACGTGAAAAAGAAGGTCTGGTTTATGAAGCATTATCTTTTCTTGAACTTTTTAGTGATACGGGAATATTCGGAACGTATCTTGTTACTGACCCTAAAAATGTGAACAAAGCGATTGATTGCGTGTGGGATGAATTTGACCAGCTCAGGAAAAATGGATTGGAAAAGAAAGAACTTATCAGAACTAAAGGACAGTTAAAAGGGAACCTGATGTTAAGTTTAGAATCTACATCTTCAAGAGTTGCGAGCTTATTAACCAATGAAATGCATCTTGGTAAATATGTGTCTCCGGAAGAAACGATAAGGAACATTGATAAAGTAAGCGCGGATGATGTTTTATCTATTGCGGATAAATACCTTATTCCTGAAATTTATGCCATCTCAAAAGTAGGTCCGCTAAATCAAAAGTAG
- a CDS encoding TIGR00725 family protein: MTKIIGVIGGAVCNEDIYEMAYEVGRDIAKSKNIVICGGLTGVMEAVCRGAKSENGITIGVLPGRTKNEANKWVDIPIVTGMGLARNIIIIRSSDVVIAVDGREGTLSEIAFANILEVPVVGLNTWEIDVPIQRVTNPSEAVTLAVKIANERVHILKEPII, encoded by the coding sequence ATGACTAAAATTATCGGGGTTATTGGGGGAGCAGTTTGCAACGAAGATATTTATGAAATGGCTTATGAAGTCGGCAGGGATATTGCTAAAAGTAAAAATATAGTTATATGCGGCGGTCTTACCGGAGTTATGGAAGCCGTTTGCAGGGGCGCAAAAAGCGAAAACGGTATTACCATAGGAGTTCTGCCGGGAAGGACGAAAAACGAAGCCAATAAATGGGTAGACATACCAATCGTTACCGGAATGGGGCTTGCAAGAAATATAATAATCATAAGGTCAAGCGATGTTGTTATTGCAGTAGACGGAAGAGAAGGAACTTTGTCCGAAATTGCTTTTGCCAATATACTTGAAGTTCCCGTTGTAGGATTAAACACATGGGAAATCGATGTCCCCATACAAAGAGTTACTAATCCTTCCGAGGCAGTTACGTTGGCGGTAAAAATAGCAAACGAACGAGTGCATATATTAAAAGAACCTATTATTTAA